A segment of the bacterium genome:
TATCGAAGCCGCGCGACGAGGGCCGCGGCGAGGGCCTCGTACTGGGCGCGGTCGTTGTAGATCTGGGCCGAGACGCGCAGCAGGCGGCGCGGGGCGCGGGGCCAGAACATGATCGGGACCTCGATCCGCGCCTCGTCGTAGAGGCGCGCCTGCAGGAAGTCGCGGCCGCGCGCGGCGTCGTACTCCCCCTCCCGCGCGTCGGGCAGCGGCACGGAGGCGAGCGCGCCGATCATCTCCTCCGGCGCGGGCGGCGCGATCCCGAGCGCGCCGCAAAGAATCGCCCGCGCCTCGAGCGCGAGGGCGCGGTTGCGGGCCATCAGCTCCTCCGCGCCGCCGGGAAAGATCCCCTCGAGGAAGCTGATCGCCGCCGGCACGCAGAGGACCGCGGTCGGATCGAGCGTCCCCTGCCAGTCGAACAGCTTGCGGAACGGCCCGCGGTCGGCGCGGCGGTCGTTGTAGCCGTGGCTCACGACCGGCGGCACGAGCTCGTCGCGCAGCCCGCTCCGCGCCCAGAGCAGCGCGGCGCCCTTCGGCGCGCAGATCCACTTGTGGCAGTTGCCGGCGTAGTAGTCGGCGCCGAGCGCGGGAATGTCGAGCGGGATCATCCCCGGC
Coding sequences within it:
- a CDS encoding aminotransferase class V-fold PLP-dependent enzyme, with protein sequence KVVVAEAPFPLRSADEIVEAIAARASERTRFALFDHVTSQTGLVFPAARIVRALRERGVERIMIDGAHAPGMIPLDIPALGADYYAGNCHKWICAPKGAALLWARSGLRDELVPPVVSHGYNDRRADRGPFRKLFDWQGTLDPTAVLCVPAAISFLEGIFPGGAEELMARNRALALEARAILCGALGIAPPAPEEMIGALASVPLPDAREGEYDAARGRDFLQARLYDEARIEVPIMFWPRAPRRLLRVSAQIYNDRAQYEALAAALVARLR